Genomic window (Arthrobacter sp. StoSoilA2):
CCCAATGCCAGCAAGCCATGCACCGCCATGTCCGCCTCACCCCATGGGAGAAACGCTAAGCCAGGCATGAGGTGGGCTCCCTCCAGGTCATATTTTGCGCTTTCCCAGCTTGCTGACGTAGTTCGATCTGTCGGGGCGAACTGCTTCAATGCTGACTTGTCCACCTCGGCAACGCAGCTGGCTTCAAGGGCATCGTCTAAGCCGACGACAAGCAACTTCCAGTGGCTGTCGGATAGCCCCGTCTCGAACTCGTGACGACTGAGGAAAAAGGAAAGACGGCCTCTGCGAGTAGTCGATTTCACTTCAAGATGCCATTCAGCCTCTGGAAGTGAAGCTGAAATGTCATATCCGAACCCGTCATCCGTTGCGGCTACGTGATTGATCGCACCGGGCCACTTGGCCTCCAGCAGTGCACAGAGTGCCATTTCTCCTGCGCTTCCCACCTGTGCTCGCCGGGCTAGATCTATCTTTGCACTTACCCGTCGTACGACTCGTAACCCTGAATCGGGCGACAAACCAAGAACTTCCGACCATCTCTCTATGTCCTGCGGTAGGTCATCGCTACTGTGGACCAGCACGTCAGCATTTTCCAGCCACGGAGGGTCCGCGGCTCTTAACAAACTCGCCAGGAGGTATTCTCTCTTGTTCTGGGATGTCATTTGCCCCAATGCTTGCGACCGGTCCAAGCTGCTATTCGGCAACCCGGTCCAGGACATCGAGTGTAACCATTCGAGGGCAGTGGAATATTGGGTTGGAGTCAGGTCTGCGTATCTGGAGTTAGACCGGATAAGGATGGAAGCTTGGAGCTCGGTGGAGCGTCCCAGCAAATCAAGCCACCGAGCCGCAGCGATAATCACTCCTTCAGCAGGAATCATCGGTTGAGGTAACTAGTAAGTGCCGCCAGGTCGGACATATCCATTCCGACCGATTCATCGACTTCTTCTTCCAAGTCACCAAGAACACGCACATTGGGATCGTCGAGGATACCGCCCATGAATTCCAGCTTGCGTGCCAGCCGATCCTCGACCACCTCGTCGATGGTGCCTGTAGCGGCCAGAACGGTGATCTTGGTTATGGTGGAAGGAGCCAGGCCCAGTCGATGGATCCGATCCAGACTTTGCAGGAATCGGCCGGCGGAAAAATCGCGGTCAACATACACGGCATCGTGACACGCATGATGGAGGCTGACTCCTTCGCCGAGCGTGGCGGGGTTGGACAGCAGAACCGCGCATGTGGGGTCTTGCCGGAAGCGCTTGAGCTCCTCGTCCCGGTCGATTGTCCCCCCGTGAATCAAGGCCGGATTGAATTCCGCGAGCATTCTTTCAAGTGATTTGAGGTTTCGAACGAACGTCGACCAGATAAGCGTTTTTCTGCCCTTGGCCGCATTCTTTTCTACAATGCTGCGTACCTCCTGATACTTGGGGTTGAGCTCGTAGAGTGGTAGATCCCGAAGAAGCTCCATGGCAGTAGCGCCCTCTGGAACCAGATAGGGCGGCACACGGTAGGGCAGCGCTTCGTGTTTATCCGAGCCAACGGCAAGAAGTGCAGGCGAAGTGGCGGCCATCAACAAGTAGAGAAGAATTTTTCCGAGCGCGGCCATGTCGCCGGCTTCAGAGGCTAATGCAAGCTTCCCTTGCCCAAGAAGGGCGTCATAAATTTCTCGGTGCAGTGGCGGTAGATCCACTCGCCGGATCGATATGTCCACCGGGGGTAAGTCCAACTCGGACTTCGTTGTTCGCGTGAAAAGCGGTTTGAGGGCTCGGCTGGCTACGGCCAAATCCTCGTGTGCCACCGCTCGTTGGACCGCCGCCCTGCCCTGTCCTGGCCATACGAATGAGAAGAGGCTTTCTAGGTCTCTAGAGCCGTTCGGGGCGGGCGTACCAGTCAGAATCAGACGATTAGTCGCGTACGGGCCGAGAGTCAGGCAGGCGCTACCCCAGGCCCCTGCGCTGCCGAGTTTCATTCGGTGGGCCTCGTCTAGGACCAAAAGAGTTGAAGCGGCCTTCATCCACGTAATGAGGGGCGGGAGTGAATTTGGCAGACGTTCGTAATTGACGAGAAGAATATCGGCATCCGGGGGAAGTCCCCCGGTCCATACGTGCGTTGTCATGGGCTCGCCTTGAAAGCAGACTCCGGCTTCGTACTCCCAGCTTTCGAATGCAGATTTAGGACACACAACGAGCATGCGTTCGATTGATCCGGCGGCGCGACGAGCCGCGTAGATGGCCATACTCGCCCTGGTCTTTCCAGCACCAGGAACACTGAAGTTTGCGCCGTGATTTAGAGCCATGAGTTTAGACAGATCACGGGTCTGGTGCTCGGTGAGCGGAGCAACCCAGTTGGGCGGCAGAACGGGGACGGGCAGCTGATTGACTTCCTCGGCATTGAGCCGAGCATCTACCAATGTGGAGTCCTGAACGTTTCCTTCGACGAGTCGAAGGAGTGCACCATCCCAGCGGACATCGACGTCGTCAGCGGGCCATCGGGCTAATTCTCGAAGGTTGACGAGGAAATCATCTAGTTCAATGCTGATGGACGTCTTGTGCAGGCTCAGACTCGTCGAAAATCGGGTTGCAAGCATCCGAAGATGAGGGGAATTGCCCTCGTCGCATGAAAGATCAACCCTCCCTGCCATGAGGGAAAACCGGAGGTCGAGCACTCTATTTTTCCGCCCCGATTTCTACGCGAGTTATTGCCTGGAGCCACCGAACGCCGTCCGTCGGTTCGCTAAGGCCACGACTGACGATCTGTGCAAGCTTGTGGAGATTCTCACGCATCACTCCAATCTCCTCCTCCAGATCGGACACGCTGAAGTTTCCTGTTGCCTTGGCGCTTGAGACGGCCTCAAGAACCAGCTCAAGCGCGTCGTTCGCATCGGACAATCGGTCGGTGGCTGCTAATTTCCTCTTTAGGACTCTGCCTTGGCGGCCAGCCAGATCCAATCCGTCATCCAGGGCGCTGTGGGTACTTGTCAACAATTGTTGGGCCGCTGCGCGTTCCGTGCTGGGTACATCCACGTGAGCCTGCGTGGCGGCTTTAGCCTGCAGTACGGCGGTGGTCGACGCCTTCAGTGCTTCGACCATCGCGCTCGGGCCGGGCGCCGACAGTTGCGTACCGGGGATGCGGACAGCAGTCCCCCCGGTGGGGCTCGGTTTCGGCATAAGTGGCTTAGCGTATTTACCCACAAAGTCTGATTCGATCAACCGCAGGTCTGTCTTGGATTTATTAAGGGCTATGGCCAAGAGTCGCTGTTCTCTGAGAGCTTCAGCTTCATCGGGTGCCTTTATTTTTAGCGCCGAATAGGTTCGGTAGAGCTCTTCGAGTTTCCCCTGTTGCTCTTCGAAATCCACCAGACGCAAGGAAACCTGCTGACCGTCCGAACCGACAATCTTGCTTCTGTCGATTGCTTCTCGGATGAGGCTCAAGATCCATAGGTGACGTTCGAGGGTTGCCGCTTTTATTCGGAAGTCAGCCGTGATCTCCGATGTTGGCCGTCCCTGAAGGATCCTTTCCTCGATAGCGAGTAGGAAGTTCATGAATGAGTAATCGCGCTTGTGGTCCTTGCGTAGCTGAAGGGCAAGTTCGATGGACCGTAGATCGTCCAGACTGGCATCGGGCGGAAGTACCCCGACGCGGATGTGCTCTTGTTTTAGTTCCGACAGTGCAGCACGGCGGGTGTTGCCGTTGATCAAAACCCCGCTACGAGTAATGATTCCCGGATCGCTTTGACCGTGTACCTTCAAGTCTTCTTTGAGCGCCTCAAAAGCCGGGTCAACCGACTCAGGGTTCGTAGGGTCACCTTTGAGCAGCTGATGAAGGTATGCCTGGCCCAGGTCACCGTAAGGATCGTTGTCCAGTTCTTGGTCCTTCGCGCTGTCGATACTGCGCTGCGCCCGTATGCGGTGTGTGGCGGGATTGTAATACAGAATCTCCACCGGCATGGAGATCACCGGCAAGTGCACTGAGCTCCCACGCCATTCAATCGAGACGCTCTCTTGTACGCCCTCGGCAGAGCGGCTTGCCGCAAGGCGCTCTTCAATGATGGCCTTGTTGTCCTGCGCACGCCCTGGCACGTTGCTCATGGTTGCCCCCCTTTAAGGTAAAGATCCCGATTGCATTCTACGTCCTTACGGTAGTCAGCCCTTCAGGAGGAAATTTGAGCGCAAAGTATGTCTCGCGTTGTCTATAGGGTTGGGAATCAAAGATGATTGGCGACATGAATCTTCCGGACTGGAGAACGAGTATTGCAGGGACGCGCACCCGAGCAGCTTTATGGTTGGCCTCACAGGTTGGCGAAGGAGGTGTGTTCACGAAGGCACAGCTGAGGGAGGCTTTTCCGGGAGTTGAACAAATCGACCGCCGTATGCGGGACCTAAGGCAAGACGGATGGATCTTGTCCACGTATGCCCAGGAACGGGCACTGGCCGTGGACGAGCTTCGGCTCGTCAAAATCGGCGGTCATATCTGGGAACCGGGCTACAAATCTAATCACACTCCCCGCGCAAGTGACCGTGAGCGCCGTGAGACACTGGCGAGGGACAACTTCGCCTGCATTTTCTGTGGCATAGGGGCTGGGGAAACGTACAGCGATGACCCTGCTCTCGCCGGCCAGCTAAACGTCACATGGTGTGACGCGGCTGCACCACGGGGACGTTATGTGACCACGTGTAAACGGTGCCGGAATCCCCTCGCGGAAATTGGGTCGAGCGATGTCGCCTATGAAGCAGCCGAGACCCTTGTCCCTGATGAGATGCGGCTACTAATGGATTGGATACGGGTTGGACATAGAACCCCGCGACAGATTGACAGGGTTTGGGGCCTTGTAAGGCTTCTTTCAAAGGGCGAGCGCGAAAATCTGCTGACCAGGCTCGAGGAGCTAGCCAATTGAGGCGCAGCGTTGTCGGTCCACGTGCTGCGGTCGGTCTTTAGTAAAGCGCCGCGTGTCAGACGGCAGAACCACTACCAATGAAATGAGAGGATGGACGACATGATCGCATCCTCCTCACAGCTCACCGTGCTCGAAATCTGCGCCGGAGCAGGAGGTCAATCAGTCGGTTTGGAGAAGGCCGGATTCGGACATTCCCTCGCCGTAGAAATTGATGCAGATGCGGCGGCTACTCTTCGCCTAAACCGCCCCGAATGGGACGTGCATCAGGGGGATGTGCGAGAAATCAGTGGCAGTGGGTACAAAGGGGTCGATCTCCTGGCCGGCGGAGTCCCCTGTCCGCCATTCAGCATTGCTGGCAAACAGCTGGGCGCTGACGACGAGCGCGACCTTTTCCCTGAGGCCCTTCGCCTCGTCCGCGAAGCCTCGCCTAGCGCCGTCATGCTTGAAAACGTTAGGGGGTTGGCATCTGCTCGATTCACCCCTTATCGGCAATCAATTTTGGAGGCCCTCGACAAGCTCGGCTACGACGCGGACTGGCAGTTGTTCAACTCCAGCGAGTTCGGTGTCCCACAACTGCGCCCACGATTCATCCTTGTGGCCATGAAACGGCGCCACTTCAGGAAATTCTCCTGGCCCTCAGCGCAAGGGACCCCTCCGAGTGTTGGAAAAATCTTGCTGCCTTTGATGAAGAGCGGTGGTTGGCCTGGGGCGGAGGCCTGGGCAGCACGGGCTAACTACATCGCCCCTACAGTTGTTGGGGGCTCAAAAAAACACGGTGGCGCTGATCTCGGTCCCACCCGCGCGAAAGCAGCGTGGTTGCAGCTGGGCGTCGATGGTAAGGGGATTGCCAATGAGGTTCCTGGCCCCGACACCCCGCATGATCATGTACCGCGGCTGACGAACGAAATGGTCGCCCGCGTTCAGGGGTTCCCCCCGGAGTGGCAGTTTGCAGGCCGTAAAACCTCGGTTTACCGCCAAATTGGTAATGCATTCCCCCCTCCCGTCGCGTGCGCAATCGGGAATTCCATAGCCCATGCTCTCGGAGTGAAGAGCCGTCCGGCCAAGATTGGCATCGAGTTTGTGGACCGTCATCTCCAGGCTGTGAGCTGACGCCTTCTCAGCCGAGTTAGCGGGAAGGGGTTAACTTCCTACCGATCGCGCGGTAGAAGATCATCAGTGACCGCTAGCATCTATTGCCCGCCACCGAAGCGAATTTCCACCAAGGTCATTCCACTTGCGTCATGACCTCTGGTCTGCAGGCCCAGGTTCTCCCCGGGGCGCTGTCTTTGCCTATCGAAGCTCAGCGCCATCCCGCTTCATCCGAAGACAGCGGGCTACCCTGGCAGCTGTGGTCCCGTGTCCGACAAGCCCTCTACTTTTGTATCCGTTCAAGGGTGGATCGCACGCTTTCCAGGGTACCTCCGTAAGGCCGCATCCACGCGTGGACCGCTCCGGGTCGTACCTCCAGCCAAGATGTTTCGCTGGCACCGGAACCCGTGTGCTGCCCCATGTGGCCGATCACGTGTTCTTTGATTACGTTTTTCGGTAGCAGCCATGCGTGCACTTCGAAGGGGGAAATGCCAAGGCAAAGACAGTACGCATAGTCTTGGTCTCGGATCTGCTGGAACTTATAGAACCCTGCGTCCCAAAGGGTCGACATCTTGATTTGAACTAAATGTCCATTAATCCAACGATCCCCTTTTCCGTCTGGTGCTCCCTCTATAAAAAGTCCAACCGCCCGAGCCCACTCAGTTATCAGGGCCTTGCCGACTCGCCCCTTCGTAGCGGAGGGGACTCCGCGGATCCACTCGAAAGGACTCCCGGACCATGCGTCGTTTAACGCAATATTGCCGAGAAGCTTCGCAGAGGCGGATGTCATAACCTCGTAGTCGTCTATATCCATTAGGCGCAGTCGGGTTTTGCTGGGGCAAGCGACACGAATTGGACTGATCCCTCCGCGTTGTCGGCACCTCTCAGCTGGGAGGTAAGTCTCGCCTTGATCGTTACTAGGGACTCAGGGTTCTGGTCAACCATCACAAATTTCCGTCCGAGCGAATGAGCGACTGCTCCTGTTGTCCCGCTCCCCGCAAAGAAATCGAGTACCCAGTCACCCGGGTCGCTGCTTGCCTGGACGATGCGTCGAAGAATCCCTTCAGGTTTCTGTGTGGGGTATCCCGTCTTTTCCTTTCCCATCGTGGACACAATGGTGTGCCACCAGACATCGCTGGGGAGAACATCAGCAGCGGGCGGCGATGAACCCATGCCGGGAGCCCTATACAGGTCATATTCGACGGCCTGTGCGTTGAAGAGATATGTGTCGGGATTTTTTACGTAGACCAATATGTTGTCGTGTTTTGTTGGCCACTTCTTACGGGCGCGGGCTCCGTAATCGTAAGCCCAAATGATTTCATTCAAGAAACATCCGCTTCCAAAGATTGAGTCCAGGCAGACCTTTGCATAGTGCACCTCGCGGTAATCGAGGTGTAGGTAAAAGGTTCCATCATCGGCCAACAGACGCCAGGCTTCGAGCAAGCGCGGTTGGAGGAAAGACCAGTAGTCATCAAAAGTATCGTTGTACGCCAATTTAGCACCCTTGATCGTTTCGTACCGCTCACCGCTGAAACCCTGCCTGCTGCCGGTTGGCGATCGGTTTGTTTTTATGGAGTGCCGAACTTGAGATCTTCCGGTGTTGAAAGGCGGGTCGATGTAAATCAGCCGGAAAGTTTCATCGGACAACAAGCCGAGTGCATGTAGATTGTCAGCTTCTATAAGTAGGTTTGGGCCAGAATGACTCCAAGAAAATGTTCTTGATTGTTTGCCAGCTGTCACTTCGGTCATGACGACAACCCTACTTCGTCCCGGTTTATAAAGGGCGAGAATCAGCGGAGAAAGGTGAAAAGCGTGTCGATCAGGACTAGGGGGCCGCCGTGCTGACGCCAGGACGCGCCAAACTCTCGGCACACTTTCACTCCTGCTTCCCTGCAAGCCTTGTGCGGCCTGGGATCGTGTAGAAGCTTTGTCAGTTGTTGCCTACTGTCGGCGCTCCAGAACCTCAGACTTTTCTGCGGTCTTGGTTATCCAGGTGTGGCGCTTCCCCAGTGTTATGCGGTCCCGCAGAGATGTATCGAAGAGGGCGAAGCGACCCCAGGGCGAGGTGACGGCCACCGCCGAAAAGTAGCTGCGGTGGGTGCCCTGACCGTATGAGTTGCTCTGCCCCCCTTGGGCAGAGCAACTGTGGTCCCGTATTGAGGGAAGGATCTTGGGCGACGAAACTATTTAAGTTTGTCAGAATCGCGATTTTGCAGTATCGCAAGAATGGCGGCCCCTGTTTTGCTCCCATTTTCGTTGAGTATTTCTGCCACGACATTTTTCAAAGCAATAACAGGAAGCTTCACGGAGTTGGCATCATCGTACCAGATATATGATACGGCCCTGAGGGGTCGTTCGTGTGACCAATCCCCATACGTTGGTCTGAGGCGACCTATTCTCATATTTATGTCGGGGCAGTCCCAACAGACTACTAGATCCATTTCTCGGGGAATCTTCTTATTGTTCTCAAAATCGGTAATCAGATCGTCAAAGCTAAGTTTGAACTCTAGTACGGCATTGGACTTGCTGCGATAGTCGGTTCGGAGACTGCCGAGCATCCCTACCGCATTAGCGGCCTCCGTGGTGATGTCGATAAGCGCGTCATAGCGATTGAAGCCGGATATTGCCTTCATGGCATATCCCGGAAGCGACCCTGTAGTAAGGAGTGCGGTCCAAAGAGCAATCACCTCTTGCTCCGAACCGGGATCTACACGAGCCGGGGGAATGGACTTCAAATGAGTAAATAACTCGGGAATTTGAGAATTCCCGGCCCGGCTCATGATGGTATTAACCCAATCTGCCAGGTTGGCATCAATTGGCTCCGCGTCTTTCACTTTCAACGCCCAGCGATAGTCCTTTAGTCTTGTGACCACGCGCTGCGTAACCTTATTTATAGCACTGAGCGTTCGTTCGTCCGATACAAACTTCCGGCCTGTATCTAGCTCCAAGTCGCTGAATCCCAGCACAATGTGAGTCTGACGGTCCAGGCCTTGGTCGCTCGTCAGCGCCAGCTCAAGGGGGCGGCCCTGGGGAGCGCCGTCAACTACTAGGCGGGCACCATAGCGTACGACCTGAGCGCGTGTTCCCAGTTGCTTCCGAATCTCCTGCATTACACCGGTGCTGTAGGATAAATATCCAGTGACCCAGCGCAGGTGGGTTGAAAGTCCGGCTCTCTCTTCAATGTCGAGATTCTCCATGTCGTTGATAAGGTCAGGAGCCGCCCAGCGGTGATACACGGCCTGTTGGCGTCTGCCATGTTGGACGTGCCGCTGCCCCTCGGGCGTTGCATCGATAGTGTCTGTATCCACGCCGACTCTAAACACGCTCTCAGGGAATGGATAGCCAAGCTTGCCTTTGCTAATAGAGAAGCCTTCGCGGTCGAATGAAGCTTCGTGTGTTCCCTCCTCTCCGAGGTCCAAAATCATTCGGACCCTAATGGAAGTCTCGTGTTCACTTGCAGGCTCAGCCAGCCCCAGAGCGGTTTTTGCGCACAAGTATCCTGCCCAGTATGTGAGTTCCTTTTGAATTCCTTGTGTAACCACTACGGTATGGTCTAGTGATCGAGGGGTGGAGCCGGCGTGAAAAGCAAAGTACACTCCTGTTCCACACTCTATTTCGGAAGCTAAGTCTCTAACTCGTTGCGGTGCTTGAAATGTATCGGCGACAATCGGTTCTGACTTTTCGCTATCAACTACCCAGTCGTGCGTGTACTTAATCGTGCGCTCTGAGGCGATTTTGTTCTGTATCGAACGGATTGACATATTATTTGAAACGGCGACAACGTAGGACATGCCAACGCCCTTATAACCGATCGATCGACCCTGGCTTTTTCCTGCAGAGAAGCCTGGAATGAAAACTTTGTCCACTAGATCCGGTGCCATGCCTACACCGTTGTCCTGAACGTAGATGTAATGATCATGACCTTTGCGGCGACCGATGAGTAGGGTGAGTTCGCCACGGTCTGTTGCCTGGCTTGCCGACCGCAGGTTGATAGCATCAATTGCATTCTGTATCAATTCGGTGAATACGTCAGATTCGTCAGAGTATGAAGTTGTTAGGTTTAGTAGGTGTTTTCTTATTAGCTCTGTCTGATATTTTCTATCAAGTGAACCGACTCCGAATATATCCACGGTCGCTTTATCTCCTAGGCTGAGTCCCGGTGAGTGTGCTTCTTGGGCGGAAGCGAATGAATCTTACCGCGGCTGTCCACGGGTGAGTGGTGGCGCGAGGGCTGAGCCCCTTACCTATTCAAACTCGTGGACTCCGCCGTCCGGCACCATAGTTGGATCTCAAGGAAGGGCAAGAACCTCACGTCAGGTGCGCAACATTGTCAGTAACCAATTTTCGTCCAACCTCACGCCACCAAGGATCGACGACTAGTGCCGGGCAAGCCACGGGAGTCCAACGGCATACAAGAGGACCTGCTCGGTCATACCGCCTGTGGGCCGTGTGTAGCCCCACTCGTCCAGCACGGGGATGTCGATGATGAAAAGGTCCAGTCCCACCCCAGTTGCCCACACCACGAGATCGGCGATTCACCTGGACCTGTTCTGAAGGCGGTCAGGCGTCCCCGGGAAGCGATCCTCTTCTGCCGCGTCCAAGCGGGCGGCCCCAAATGTACCCGCCGTCGTAGATAGTTTCTAAAATGTCCGTGCAGGTGCATGCCGCGACGGCCGAGTTCGCGGAGGTGGTCGTGGTGACCGCCGCCGGTGCCGGAGAGCAACCGGTTCCACGTGAGTCCGGCGGCAGGGGGGAAGCGCGTCGTGGGTGGGTGCATACGCCGTAGTCGGGGCCGTGTTTGGCGGTTTCGGGAAGCCAGCCCTGGCCCCGGTATCGGCGGGGCGCTTCGGGCAGGTAGAGACGACGAGATGGACTTCACGACCGGAGCCGTCGTGAGGAGCGGGTTGAGCCGTCATATTGCCAATGGTCCTGTGTCCTCCGCGGATTCGCGCATTTGTGGTGCTAGATATGTAGATGGCCGTGAGCGCCTGAGCGATGTTCCTCAAGGACCACGCCCACGGTGCGGCTGTGGTTGCATCGAATGAGCAGAAAACGGAGTACCTGATGTCCCTTTGTGTCGAACGCGGATCTCTGTTGCTGCATAGGAGGAACGCGGCATGAGCGATTCCAAGTGGCGTCAATTCATGGAGTTCGGCGCACTGTTCGCTAAGACTGTCGATCTGGATGCTGACGAGTACAGCCACAAGATTGCGGTTGCCGAGCGGCTCCGAAGGACCCGGGAGACCTTCCTCGGACGGGATCCG
Coding sequences:
- a CDS encoding ATP-binding protein translates to MDIFGVGSLDRKYQTELIRKHLLNLTTSYSDESDVFTELIQNAIDAINLRSASQATDRGELTLLIGRRKGHDHYIYVQDNGVGMAPDLVDKVFIPGFSAGKSQGRSIGYKGVGMSYVVAVSNNMSIRSIQNKIASERTIKYTHDWVVDSEKSEPIVADTFQAPQRVRDLASEIECGTGVYFAFHAGSTPRSLDHTVVVTQGIQKELTYWAGYLCAKTALGLAEPASEHETSIRVRMILDLGEEGTHEASFDREGFSISKGKLGYPFPESVFRVGVDTDTIDATPEGQRHVQHGRRQQAVYHRWAAPDLINDMENLDIEERAGLSTHLRWVTGYLSYSTGVMQEIRKQLGTRAQVVRYGARLVVDGAPQGRPLELALTSDQGLDRQTHIVLGFSDLELDTGRKFVSDERTLSAINKVTQRVVTRLKDYRWALKVKDAEPIDANLADWVNTIMSRAGNSQIPELFTHLKSIPPARVDPGSEQEVIALWTALLTTGSLPGYAMKAISGFNRYDALIDITTEAANAVGMLGSLRTDYRSKSNAVLEFKLSFDDLITDFENNKKIPREMDLVVCWDCPDINMRIGRLRPTYGDWSHERPLRAVSYIWYDDANSVKLPVIALKNVVAEILNENGSKTGAAILAILQNRDSDKLK
- a CDS encoding DNA cytosine methyltransferase, whose amino-acid sequence is MIASSSQLTVLEICAGAGGQSVGLEKAGFGHSLAVEIDADAAATLRLNRPEWDVHQGDVREISGSGYKGVDLLAGGVPCPPFSIAGKQLGADDERDLFPEALRLVREASPSAVMLENVRGLASARFTPYRQSILEALDKLGYDADWQLFNSSEFGVPQLRPRFILVAMKRRHFRKFSWPSAQGTPPSVGKILLPLMKSGGWPGAEAWAARANYIAPTVVGGSKKHGGADLGPTRAKAAWLQLGVDGKGIANEVPGPDTPHDHVPRLTNEMVARVQGFPPEWQFAGRKTSVYRQIGNAFPPPVACAIGNSIAHALGVKSRPAKIGIEFVDRHLQAVS
- a CDS encoding DEAD/DEAH box helicase, which gives rise to MLDLRFSLMAGRVDLSCDEGNSPHLRMLATRFSTSLSLHKTSISIELDDFLVNLRELARWPADDVDVRWDGALLRLVEGNVQDSTLVDARLNAEEVNQLPVPVLPPNWVAPLTEHQTRDLSKLMALNHGANFSVPGAGKTRASMAIYAARRAAGSIERMLVVCPKSAFESWEYEAGVCFQGEPMTTHVWTGGLPPDADILLVNYERLPNSLPPLITWMKAASTLLVLDEAHRMKLGSAGAWGSACLTLGPYATNRLILTGTPAPNGSRDLESLFSFVWPGQGRAAVQRAVAHEDLAVASRALKPLFTRTTKSELDLPPVDISIRRVDLPPLHREIYDALLGQGKLALASEAGDMAALGKILLYLLMAATSPALLAVGSDKHEALPYRVPPYLVPEGATAMELLRDLPLYELNPKYQEVRSIVEKNAAKGRKTLIWSTFVRNLKSLERMLAEFNPALIHGGTIDRDEELKRFRQDPTCAVLLSNPATLGEGVSLHHACHDAVYVDRDFSAGRFLQSLDRIHRLGLAPSTITKITVLAATGTIDEVVEDRLARKLEFMGGILDDPNVRVLGDLEEEVDESVGMDMSDLAALTSYLNR
- a CDS encoding DUF3883 domain-containing protein — its product is MTSQNKREYLLASLLRAADPPWLENADVLVHSSDDLPQDIERWSEVLGLSPDSGLRVVRRVSAKIDLARRAQVGSAGEMALCALLEAKWPGAINHVAATDDGFGYDISASLPEAEWHLEVKSTTRRGRLSFFLSRHEFETGLSDSHWKLLVVGLDDALEASCVAEVDKSALKQFAPTDRTTSASWESAKYDLEGAHLMPGLAFLPWGEADMAVHGLLALGTSNHSPYFAWMPTRS
- a CDS encoding site-specific DNA-methyltransferase; translation: MTEVTAGKQSRTFSWSHSGPNLLIEADNLHALGLLSDETFRLIYIDPPFNTGRSQVRHSIKTNRSPTGSRQGFSGERYETIKGAKLAYNDTFDDYWSFLQPRLLEAWRLLADDGTFYLHLDYREVHYAKVCLDSIFGSGCFLNEIIWAYDYGARARKKWPTKHDNILVYVKNPDTYLFNAQAVEYDLYRAPGMGSSPPAADVLPSDVWWHTIVSTMGKEKTGYPTQKPEGILRRIVQASSDPGDWVLDFFAGSGTTGAVAHSLGRKFVMVDQNPESLVTIKARLTSQLRGADNAEGSVQFVSLAPAKPDCA
- a CDS encoding ParB/RepB/Spo0J family partition protein, with protein sequence MSNVPGRAQDNKAIIEERLAASRSAEGVQESVSIEWRGSSVHLPVISMPVEILYYNPATHRIRAQRSIDSAKDQELDNDPYGDLGQAYLHQLLKGDPTNPESVDPAFEALKEDLKVHGQSDPGIITRSGVLINGNTRRAALSELKQEHIRVGVLPPDASLDDLRSIELALQLRKDHKRDYSFMNFLLAIEERILQGRPTSEITADFRIKAATLERHLWILSLIREAIDRSKIVGSDGQQVSLRLVDFEEQQGKLEELYRTYSALKIKAPDEAEALREQRLLAIALNKSKTDLRLIESDFVGKYAKPLMPKPSPTGGTAVRIPGTQLSAPGPSAMVEALKASTTAVLQAKAATQAHVDVPSTERAAAQQLLTSTHSALDDGLDLAGRQGRVLKRKLAATDRLSDANDALELVLEAVSSAKATGNFSVSDLEEEIGVMRENLHKLAQIVSRGLSEPTDGVRWLQAITRVEIGAEK